The proteins below come from a single Serratia ficaria genomic window:
- the trhP gene encoding prephenate-dependent tRNA uridine(34) hydroxylase TrhP: MFTPELLSPAGTLKNMRYAFAYGADAVYAGQPRYSLRVRNNEFNHENLALGINEAHALGKKFYVVVNIAPHNAKLKTFLRDLKPVIDMGPDALIMSDPGLIMMVREAFPQMDIHLSVQANAVNWATVKFWQQMGLTRVILSRELSLEEIAEIRAQVPEMELEIFVHGALCMAYSGRCLLSGYINKRDPNQGTCTNACRWQYKAEEGKEDDTGNIVHMHEPIPVQNVEPTLGIGAPTDQVFMLSEAQKPGEYMSAFEDEHGTYIMNSKDLRAIQHVERLTQLGVHSLKIEGRTKSFYYCARTAQVYRRAIDDAVAGKPFDPSLLTTLEGLAHRGYTEGFLRRHVHEAQQNYDYGSSLSERQQFVGEFTGVRRDGWAEVDVKNKFMLGDSVEMMTPGGNVSFRLESMRNKKDEPIEVAPGNGHIVYLPIPQDIDLNYALLIRNLADGNSPEA; the protein is encoded by the coding sequence ATGTTTACACCGGAACTTCTCTCCCCGGCCGGAACGCTGAAAAACATGCGTTACGCCTTCGCCTATGGCGCCGATGCGGTTTACGCCGGCCAACCGCGCTACAGCCTGCGGGTACGCAACAACGAGTTCAACCACGAAAACCTGGCGCTGGGCATCAACGAAGCCCATGCGCTCGGCAAGAAGTTTTACGTGGTGGTGAACATCGCCCCGCACAACGCCAAGCTGAAAACCTTTCTGCGCGATCTGAAGCCGGTGATCGACATGGGCCCGGATGCGCTGATCATGTCCGATCCCGGCCTGATCATGATGGTGCGCGAAGCCTTCCCGCAGATGGATATCCACCTGTCGGTGCAGGCCAATGCGGTCAACTGGGCGACGGTGAAGTTCTGGCAGCAGATGGGGCTGACCCGGGTGATCCTGTCGCGCGAGCTGTCGCTGGAAGAGATCGCCGAAATCCGCGCCCAGGTGCCGGAGATGGAGCTGGAGATCTTCGTGCACGGCGCGCTGTGCATGGCCTATTCCGGCCGCTGCCTGTTGTCGGGCTATATCAACAAGCGCGATCCCAATCAGGGCACCTGCACCAACGCCTGCCGCTGGCAGTACAAGGCCGAGGAAGGCAAGGAAGACGACACCGGCAATATCGTGCACATGCACGAGCCGATCCCGGTGCAGAACGTGGAACCGACGCTGGGCATCGGCGCGCCGACCGACCAGGTGTTTATGCTGTCCGAAGCGCAAAAACCGGGCGAGTACATGAGCGCCTTCGAGGATGAGCACGGCACCTACATCATGAACTCCAAGGATCTGCGCGCCATCCAGCACGTGGAGCGCCTGACGCAGCTTGGCGTGCATTCGCTGAAGATCGAAGGGCGCACCAAATCCTTCTACTACTGCGCACGCACCGCGCAGGTCTATCGCCGGGCGATCGACGACGCCGTCGCCGGCAAGCCTTTCGACCCCAGCCTGCTCACCACGCTGGAAGGCCTGGCGCACCGCGGCTATACCGAAGGCTTTCTGCGCCGCCACGTGCATGAAGCGCAGCAGAACTACGATTACGGTTCGTCGCTGTCCGAGCGCCAGCAGTTCGTCGGCGAATTCACCGGCGTGCGGCGCGACGGCTGGGCCGAGGTGGACGTGAAAAACAAATTCATGCTCGGCGACAGCGTAGAGATGATGACCCCCGGCGGCAACGTGTCGTTCAGGCTGGAGAGCATGCGCAACAAGAAGGACGAGCCGATTGAGGTGGCGCCGGGCAACGGCCACATCGTTTATTTGCCGATCCCGCAGGATATCGATCTCAATTACGCGCTGCTGATCCGCAATTTGGCGGACGGAAATAGCCCCGAGGCGTAA
- the yegS gene encoding lipid kinase YegS, whose translation MHQPAPALLIINGKGAGNEELRLAVQRLREEQLTLHVRVTWEHGDAARYVEEAVRLGAGTVVAGGGDGTINEVAAALVQLPAPHRPALGILPLGTANDFAVACNIPLAPEQALQLAIKGRAVPIDLAKVNDRRYFINMATGGFGTRITTETPEKLKAALGGVSYFVHGLLRMDQLQADRCEIRGPDFHWSGNALVIGIGNGKQAGGGQQLCPDALINDGLLQLRLLMADELLPALVAALFSDEENKNIISAALPWLEIDAPHEMTFNLDGEPLKGRHFRIEVLPQAIECRLPPNCALLG comes from the coding sequence ATGCATCAACCAGCACCAGCGCTGCTTATCATCAATGGAAAAGGCGCCGGCAACGAAGAGCTGCGCCTCGCCGTGCAACGGCTGCGTGAAGAACAGCTGACCCTGCACGTGCGCGTCACCTGGGAACACGGCGACGCCGCGCGCTACGTCGAAGAAGCCGTCCGGCTGGGCGCCGGCACGGTCGTGGCCGGCGGCGGCGACGGCACCATCAATGAAGTGGCCGCCGCGCTGGTTCAGTTGCCGGCCCCGCACCGGCCCGCGCTGGGCATTCTGCCGCTCGGCACCGCCAATGATTTCGCCGTGGCCTGCAATATTCCGCTGGCGCCGGAACAGGCGCTGCAGCTGGCGATTAAGGGCCGCGCGGTGCCGATCGACCTGGCGAAGGTCAACGATCGGCGCTATTTCATCAACATGGCCACCGGCGGCTTCGGCACCCGCATCACCACCGAAACGCCGGAAAAGCTCAAGGCGGCGCTGGGCGGCGTTTCCTACTTCGTCCATGGGCTGCTGCGCATGGACCAGCTGCAGGCCGACCGCTGCGAAATCCGCGGGCCGGACTTCCACTGGTCGGGCAATGCGCTGGTGATCGGCATCGGCAACGGCAAACAGGCCGGCGGCGGCCAGCAGCTGTGCCCGGACGCGCTGATCAACGACGGCCTGCTGCAGCTGCGGCTGCTGATGGCCGACGAACTGCTGCCGGCGCTGGTGGCCGCCCTGTTCAGCGACGAAGAGAACAAGAACATCATCAGCGCCGCGCTGCCGTGGCTGGAGATCGACGCGCCGCATGAAATGACCTTTAACCTCGACGGCGAGCCGCTGAAGGGCCGGCACTTTCGCATCGAGGTGCTGCCGCAGGCGATCGAGTGCCGCCTGCCGCCCAACTGCGCCCTGCTGGGCTGA
- the manD gene encoding D-mannonate dehydratase ManD, which yields MKIVNAEVFVTCPGRNFVTLKITTDDGITGIGDATLNGRELPVASYLKDHVCPQLIGRDAHQIEDIWQFFYKGAYWRRGPVTMSAISAVDMALWDIKGKAANMPLYQLLGGASRTGVMVYCHTTGHSIDEVLDDYARHKELGFKAIRAQCGVPGMKTTYGMAKGKGLAYEPATKGDWPEEQLWSTEKYLDFTPKLFEAVRNKFGFDQHLLHDMHHRLTPIEAARFGKSIEQYRLFWMEDPTPAENQECFRLIRQHTVTPIAVGEVFNSIWDCKQLIEEQLIDYIRTTLTHAGGITGMRRIADFASLYQVRTGSHGPSDLSPICMAAALHFDLWVPNFGVQEYMGYSEQMLEVFPHNWSFNDGYMHPGDKPGLGIEFDEKRAARYPYEPAYLPVARLEDGTLWNW from the coding sequence ATGAAAATTGTTAACGCCGAGGTGTTCGTCACCTGTCCGGGCCGAAATTTTGTCACGCTCAAGATCACCACCGACGACGGCATCACCGGCATCGGCGACGCCACGCTGAACGGCCGCGAGCTGCCGGTGGCGTCCTATCTGAAAGATCACGTCTGCCCGCAGCTGATCGGCCGCGATGCGCATCAGATAGAAGACATCTGGCAATTCTTCTACAAAGGCGCCTACTGGCGGCGCGGCCCGGTAACCATGTCGGCCATCTCCGCCGTCGACATGGCGCTGTGGGACATCAAGGGCAAAGCCGCCAATATGCCGCTGTATCAGCTGTTGGGCGGCGCGTCGCGCACCGGCGTGATGGTCTATTGCCACACCACCGGCCACTCTATCGACGAAGTGCTCGACGACTACGCCAGGCATAAAGAGCTGGGGTTCAAGGCGATCCGCGCCCAGTGCGGCGTGCCGGGCATGAAAACCACCTACGGCATGGCCAAGGGCAAAGGCCTGGCCTACGAACCGGCCACCAAGGGCGACTGGCCGGAAGAGCAGCTGTGGTCGACGGAAAAGTACCTCGACTTCACCCCTAAGCTGTTCGAGGCGGTGCGCAACAAATTCGGCTTCGACCAGCACCTGCTGCACGATATGCATCACCGCCTGACGCCGATCGAAGCGGCGCGCTTCGGCAAAAGCATCGAGCAGTACCGGCTGTTCTGGATGGAAGATCCGACCCCGGCGGAAAACCAGGAGTGTTTCCGCCTGATCCGCCAGCACACCGTCACGCCGATCGCCGTCGGCGAAGTGTTCAACAGCATCTGGGACTGCAAACAGCTGATCGAAGAACAGCTGATCGACTATATCCGCACCACCCTGACCCACGCGGGCGGCATTACCGGCATGCGGCGCATCGCCGACTTCGCTTCGCTGTATCAGGTGCGCACCGGCTCGCACGGCCCGTCCGACCTGTCGCCTATCTGCATGGCGGCGGCGCTGCACTTCGACCTGTGGGTGCCGAACTTCGGCGTGCAGGAATACATGGGCTATTCCGAGCAGATGCTGGAGGTGTTCCCGCACAACTGGAGCTTCAACGACGGCTATATGCACCCGGGCGACAAGCCGGGGCTGGGCATCGAGTTCGATGAAAAGCGGGCGGCCCGCTACCCCTATGAGCCGGCCTACCTGCCGGTGGCGCGCCTGGAGGACGGCACCTTATGGAACTGGTAA
- a CDS encoding Zn-dependent oxidoreductase, with product MRSVVIEQPGRLAIQQRALPQPAAGEVRVRVKFAGICGSDVHIYHGHNPFANYPRVIGHEFFGLIDAVGAGVDPQRIGERVSVDPVVSCGHCYPCSVGRPNVCTELQVIGVHRDGGFSDYACAPARNAYPIPAAISDRHAAMVEPFTIAANITAHLQPRADDIALVYGAGPMGLTVIQTLKGVYGVKQVIVTDRIVERLEMARQNGADWAFNNAEASLPQALLERGIRPTLIVDAACHPAILQEAIALASPAARIGIMGFSGEACTLTQQSITSKELSIFSSRLNSARFPQVIDWMAAGKIDPQRLLTHCLPADRVEQAMLMFERDQRTCCKVLLQFD from the coding sequence ATGCGCAGCGTAGTGATTGAACAGCCCGGCCGGTTGGCCATCCAGCAACGCGCGCTGCCGCAGCCGGCGGCCGGCGAAGTGCGGGTGAGGGTGAAATTTGCCGGCATCTGCGGCTCCGACGTGCACATCTATCATGGCCACAACCCATTCGCCAACTACCCGCGGGTGATCGGCCACGAATTCTTCGGCCTGATCGATGCGGTGGGCGCCGGCGTCGATCCCCAGCGCATCGGCGAACGCGTCTCGGTCGATCCGGTGGTGAGCTGCGGCCATTGTTACCCCTGCTCGGTCGGCCGCCCCAACGTCTGCACCGAACTGCAGGTGATCGGCGTGCACCGCGACGGCGGCTTCAGCGACTACGCCTGCGCCCCGGCGCGCAACGCCTACCCGATCCCGGCCGCCATCAGCGATCGCCACGCCGCGATGGTCGAGCCCTTCACCATCGCCGCCAACATCACCGCTCATCTGCAGCCCAGGGCCGACGATATCGCGCTGGTCTACGGCGCCGGGCCGATGGGGCTGACGGTGATCCAGACGCTGAAGGGCGTCTATGGCGTCAAACAGGTGATCGTCACCGATCGCATCGTCGAGCGGCTGGAAATGGCGCGGCAGAACGGCGCCGACTGGGCATTCAACAACGCCGAGGCTTCGCTGCCGCAGGCGCTGCTGGAACGCGGCATCCGCCCGACGCTGATCGTCGATGCGGCCTGCCACCCGGCCATTTTGCAGGAGGCGATCGCCCTGGCCTCGCCGGCGGCGCGCATCGGCATCATGGGCTTCTCCGGCGAGGCCTGCACCCTCACCCAACAGAGCATCACCAGCAAGGAGCTGTCGATCTTCTCCTCGCGCCTCAACAGCGCGCGCTTTCCGCAGGTGATCGACTGGATGGCGGCGGGAAAAATCGATCCGCAGCGGCTGCTCACCCACTGCCTGCCGGCCGATCGGGTTGAGCAGGCGATGCTGATGTTCGAACGGGATCAGCGCACCTGCTGCAAGGTGTTATTGCAGTTCGATTAA
- a CDS encoding MFS transporter translates to MFKNLRWTIVFLLFMVYMINYLDRVALSITVPMIEKDLMLNAEQFGFIFGSFFFGYAIFNFIGGLAVDKFGPTLVLGVAVGLWSIFCGMTAVATGFYSMLILRILFGMAEGPICASANKMINGWFPKKQAATAMGLLSAGSPLGGAVAGPIVGYLALAFGWRPAFMIICSIGIVWMLVWFFVVADNPAKSKRVSAGELALIDRQKLESHGEEEELSNAAHGLGYYLKQPIILVTAFAFFCYNYILFFFLSWFPSYLVQAHNLNLKEMSLTTVIPWIVGFVGLALGGYISDKIFNITGKLLLSRKIVLVTSLLAAAVCVALAGAVSSVVPAVILMSVSIFFLYITGAIYWAIIQDVVHKSRVGGASGFIHLVGSVSGIVGPIVTGYIVQNTGKFDSAFMLAGGVAALGALLVLLVIKAPRPAAQAHTLKP, encoded by the coding sequence ATGTTTAAAAACCTGCGTTGGACCATCGTATTCCTGCTGTTCATGGTTTACATGATCAACTATCTCGACCGCGTCGCGCTGTCGATTACCGTGCCGATGATCGAAAAAGACCTGATGCTGAACGCCGAGCAGTTCGGCTTCATCTTCGGCAGCTTCTTCTTCGGCTACGCCATTTTCAACTTTATCGGCGGGCTGGCGGTGGACAAGTTCGGCCCCACCCTGGTGCTGGGGGTGGCGGTCGGCCTGTGGTCAATTTTCTGCGGCATGACCGCGGTCGCCACCGGCTTCTACTCGATGCTGATCCTGCGCATCCTGTTCGGCATGGCCGAAGGGCCGATCTGCGCCTCCGCCAACAAAATGATCAACGGCTGGTTCCCGAAGAAGCAGGCGGCGACCGCCATGGGCCTGCTCAGCGCCGGCTCGCCGCTGGGCGGCGCGGTGGCCGGGCCGATCGTCGGCTATCTGGCGCTGGCGTTCGGCTGGCGGCCGGCGTTCATGATCATCTGTTCCATCGGCATCGTCTGGATGCTGGTGTGGTTCTTCGTGGTGGCGGATAACCCGGCGAAGAGCAAACGCGTCAGCGCCGGTGAATTGGCGCTGATCGACCGGCAAAAGCTGGAAAGCCACGGCGAGGAAGAAGAGCTGAGCAACGCCGCCCACGGGCTGGGCTATTATCTGAAGCAGCCGATCATCCTGGTCACCGCCTTCGCCTTCTTCTGCTACAACTATATTCTGTTTTTCTTCCTCAGTTGGTTCCCGTCGTACCTGGTGCAGGCGCATAACCTGAATCTCAAAGAGATGAGCCTGACCACGGTGATCCCCTGGATCGTCGGCTTCGTCGGGCTGGCGCTCGGCGGCTATATCTCCGACAAGATTTTCAACATTACCGGCAAGCTGCTGCTGTCGCGCAAGATAGTGCTGGTGACCAGCCTGTTGGCGGCGGCGGTGTGCGTGGCGCTGGCGGGCGCCGTCAGCAGCGTGGTGCCGGCGGTGATATTGATGTCGGTTTCCATTTTCTTCCTTTACATCACCGGCGCCATTTATTGGGCGATCATTCAGGACGTGGTGCATAAATCCCGGGTCGGCGGCGCCAGCGGCTTTATTCATCTGGTCGGCAGCGTTTCCGGCATCGTCGGGCCGATCGTCACCGGCTACATCGTGCAAAACACCGGCAAGTTCGACAGCGCCTTTATGCTGGCCGGCGGCGTGGCGGCGCTCGGCGCGCTGCTGGTGTTGCTGGTGATCAAAGCGCCGCGCCCTGCGGCGCAGGCGCACACATTAAAACCATAA
- a CDS encoding mannitol dehydrogenase family protein codes for MRLSSDSALPAAIARPGYPRERLQPRIVHLGFGAFHRAHQALYAEKLANEHASDWGYCEISLQHGQQKIADLQRQELLYSVAEMDDDGWQGRVIGVVRQALHLQADGLAAVLAAMTRPEVAIVSLTVSEKGYCHHPAGGDLMTDHPDIAHDIAHPLQPRSAPGLILAALRLRRERGLPAFAVMSCDNMPANGQVTRTVITQLAQRQDAGLAEWVRREAAFPSTMVDRIVPAVTPETRRQLQSLLGGIDDEIGVACEPFSQWVIEDNFPQGRPAWERVGAELVSDVLPYEEMKLRMLNGSHSFLAYLGYLAGYQHISDCMQDADFARAARHLMLAEQAPTLRLQGVDLAQYADSLLQRYRNRALKHRTGQIAMDGTQKLPQRLLDAIRWHLAHGGNFACLALGVAGWMRYVGGRDEQGRAIAISDPLSERLADLVAGSEEGRPRVLALLQLETVFGRDLPDTPVFVNAVCEAYQRLLALGAKAAVAALPTHAS; via the coding sequence ATGAGACTTTCCAGCGACAGCGCGCTGCCGGCGGCCATTGCCCGCCCCGGCTACCCGCGTGAACGACTGCAACCGCGCATCGTGCATCTCGGCTTCGGCGCGTTTCACCGCGCCCATCAGGCGCTGTATGCCGAAAAACTGGCCAACGAGCACGCCAGCGATTGGGGCTACTGCGAGATAAGCCTGCAGCACGGCCAGCAAAAGATCGCCGACCTGCAGCGGCAAGAGCTGCTGTACTCGGTGGCGGAGATGGACGACGACGGCTGGCAGGGCCGGGTGATCGGCGTGGTGCGCCAGGCGCTGCATCTGCAGGCCGACGGGCTGGCGGCGGTGCTGGCGGCCATGACGCGGCCCGAAGTGGCCATCGTCTCGCTGACCGTCAGCGAGAAAGGCTATTGCCATCACCCCGCCGGCGGAGACCTGATGACGGACCATCCGGACATCGCGCACGACATCGCGCACCCGCTGCAGCCGCGGTCGGCGCCCGGGTTGATCCTCGCGGCGCTGCGCCTGCGCCGCGAGCGCGGGCTGCCGGCGTTCGCGGTGATGTCCTGCGACAACATGCCGGCCAACGGCCAGGTGACGCGCACCGTGATCACCCAGCTGGCGCAGCGGCAGGACGCCGGGCTGGCCGAGTGGGTACGGCGCGAAGCGGCCTTCCCTTCCACCATGGTGGACCGCATCGTCCCGGCGGTGACGCCGGAAACCCGCCGCCAGCTGCAGAGCCTGCTGGGCGGCATCGACGACGAGATCGGGGTGGCCTGCGAGCCGTTCAGCCAGTGGGTGATCGAAGATAATTTCCCGCAGGGCCGCCCGGCGTGGGAACGGGTCGGCGCCGAGCTGGTGAGCGACGTGCTGCCGTACGAAGAAATGAAGCTGCGCATGCTGAACGGCAGCCATTCGTTCCTCGCCTACCTCGGCTATCTGGCCGGTTATCAGCATATCAGCGACTGCATGCAGGATGCGGATTTCGCGCGCGCCGCGCGCCATTTGATGCTGGCGGAACAGGCGCCGACCCTGCGGCTGCAGGGCGTCGATCTGGCGCAGTACGCCGACTCGCTGCTGCAACGCTACCGCAACCGCGCGCTGAAACACCGCACCGGGCAGATCGCCATGGACGGCACGCAAAAACTGCCGCAGCGGCTGCTGGACGCCATTCGCTGGCATCTGGCGCACGGCGGCAATTTCGCGTGCCTGGCGTTGGGGGTAGCCGGCTGGATGCGCTACGTCGGCGGCCGGGACGAACAGGGCCGGGCCATCGCCATCAGCGATCCGCTGAGCGAACGCCTGGCCGATTTGGTGGCCGGCAGCGAGGAAGGCCGGCCGCGGGTGCTGGCGCTGTTGCAGCTGGAAACGGTATTCGGCCGCGACCTGCCTGACACGCCCGTCTTCGTCAACGCCGTGTGCGAAGCCTATCAACGGCTGCTGGCGCTGGGCGCCAAAGCCGCCGTCGCCGCCCTGCCCACCCACGCCAGCTAA
- a CDS encoding MFS transporter, producing the protein MTATPHDAVTDGNQPLLRRVASASAIGTAAEYYDFFAYGTAAVLFFGQLFFPNADPLVSTLAAFATYAVGFLARPLGGIVFGHIGDKVGRKKALVITILIVGLGTFCIGLLPTYEKIGIWAPIALIFIRVLQGFGVGGEQAGAVLMTAEYSPPARRGFYASWVQIGAPAGFLLPSGLFALLTALLSPAQMLDWGWRIPFLLSLLLVIVGLFIRLKIDESPVFTQIRATKAVESRPVVEVARTYPGLIGKGVCAKLIEACAFAMFTVIVLAYGKANHLDESILLEAMIVAVVLEIFAIPLMGHLSDRLGRKPVYIAGALLQVICIVPFFMAINLDNYWVTQIAMILVLTLGHSMCYAPQASYFPELFPTRIRCSGIALIWQIGSLIGSGVLGLVAVKILQVTGGHYYGLAGYMMVLGVVSAIGLSLMPETAPQRRKQEYQDWHH; encoded by the coding sequence ATGACTGCTACTCCGCATGACGCCGTGACCGACGGCAACCAACCGCTGCTGCGGCGCGTCGCCAGCGCCTCGGCGATAGGCACGGCGGCCGAATACTATGACTTTTTCGCCTACGGCACCGCCGCGGTGCTGTTCTTCGGCCAGCTGTTCTTCCCCAACGCCGATCCGCTGGTCAGTACGCTGGCGGCCTTCGCCACCTATGCGGTCGGTTTTCTGGCCCGCCCGCTGGGGGGCATCGTATTCGGCCACATCGGCGATAAGGTCGGGCGCAAGAAAGCGCTGGTGATCACCATTCTGATCGTCGGCCTCGGCACCTTCTGCATCGGCCTGTTGCCGACCTATGAAAAAATAGGCATCTGGGCGCCGATCGCGCTGATTTTCATCCGCGTGCTGCAGGGCTTCGGCGTCGGCGGCGAGCAGGCCGGCGCGGTGCTGATGACCGCCGAATACTCGCCGCCGGCGCGCCGCGGCTTCTACGCCAGCTGGGTGCAAATCGGCGCGCCGGCCGGCTTTCTGTTGCCGTCCGGGCTGTTCGCCCTGTTGACCGCCCTGCTGTCGCCGGCGCAGATGCTCGACTGGGGCTGGCGCATTCCGTTCCTGCTCAGCCTGCTGCTGGTGATTGTCGGGCTGTTCATTCGCCTGAAGATCGACGAGTCGCCGGTCTTCACCCAGATCCGCGCCACCAAGGCGGTGGAAAGCCGGCCGGTGGTGGAGGTGGCCCGCACCTACCCCGGCCTGATCGGCAAAGGGGTGTGCGCCAAGCTGATCGAAGCCTGCGCCTTCGCCATGTTCACGGTGATCGTGCTGGCCTACGGCAAGGCTAACCACCTCGATGAAAGCATTCTGCTGGAGGCGATGATCGTGGCGGTGGTGCTGGAAATTTTCGCCATCCCGCTGATGGGCCACCTTTCCGACCGGCTGGGCCGCAAACCGGTCTACATCGCCGGCGCGCTGCTGCAGGTGATCTGCATAGTGCCGTTCTTTATGGCCATCAACCTCGACAATTATTGGGTGACCCAGATCGCCATGATCCTGGTGCTGACGCTCGGCCACAGCATGTGTTACGCCCCGCAGGCGTCCTACTTCCCCGAGCTGTTCCCGACCCGCATTCGCTGCAGCGGCATCGCGCTGATCTGGCAGATCGGCTCGCTGATCGGCAGCGGCGTGCTCGGGCTGGTGGCGGTGAAAATCCTGCAGGTGACCGGCGGCCACTACTACGGCCTGGCGGGCTACATGATGGTGTTGGGGGTGGTGTCGGCCATCGGCCTGAGCCTGATGCCGGAAACCGCGCCGCAGCGGCGCAAACAGGAATATCAGGACTGGCATCATTAA
- a CDS encoding GntR family transcriptional regulator — translation MSETYSLTNTVPVNQQIYRFLRKDIVDCSIPPGTLLSEKEISTRFNVSRQPVREAFIKLAEAGLVQILPQRGTFVMKISAKRVADGRFIRQAVECAIVRRVAQRITPEQLMTLEHNLHRQELAAQNRQTREFLALDDAFHQLLTQFADCPLAWETIETIKATMDRVRFLSLSEVSPPESLIQQHYRIYAALKAQDADAAERAIHEHLQEMIYSITPIALQNTEWFEAE, via the coding sequence ATGTCTGAAACGTACAGTCTCACCAACACCGTCCCGGTCAACCAGCAGATCTACCGTTTCCTGCGCAAGGATATTGTCGACTGCAGCATTCCTCCCGGCACCCTGCTGTCCGAGAAAGAGATCTCCACCCGTTTCAACGTTTCGCGCCAGCCGGTGCGCGAGGCCTTTATCAAGCTGGCGGAAGCCGGGCTGGTGCAGATCCTGCCGCAGCGCGGCACCTTCGTGATGAAGATCTCCGCCAAGCGGGTGGCCGACGGGCGTTTTATCCGCCAGGCGGTGGAGTGCGCCATCGTGCGCCGCGTGGCGCAGCGCATCACGCCCGAACAGCTGATGACGCTGGAGCATAATCTGCATCGCCAGGAGCTGGCGGCGCAGAACCGGCAAACGCGCGAATTTCTGGCGCTGGACGACGCGTTCCACCAGCTGCTGACCCAGTTCGCCGACTGCCCGCTGGCCTGGGAAACCATCGAAACCATCAAGGCCACCATGGACCGGGTGCGCTTCCTCAGCCTGAGCGAGGTCTCGCCGCCGGAAAGCCTGATCCAGCAACATTACCGCATTTACGCGGCGCTGAAGGCGCAGGACGCGGATGCCGCCGAGCGCGCCATCCACGAGCATCTGCAGGAGATGATCTATTCGATCACGCCGATCGCCCTGCAGAACACCGAGTGGTTCGAGGCAGAATAA
- the fbaB gene encoding class I fructose-bisphosphate aldolase — translation MTDIAQLLGKEAEDLLQHRCTTIPAENLYLPGADFVDRIMIDNNRPNTVLRSMQTLLNHGRLAGTGYLSILPVDQGIEHSAGASFAANPLYFDPKNIVELAIEAGCNCVASTYGVLASVSRRYAHKIPFLVKLNHNETLSYPTQYDQTLYASVEQAFDMGAVAVGATIYFGSEQSRRQIEEISAAFERAHELGMVTVLWAYLRNPAFNKDGVDYHSSADLTGQANHIAATIGADIVKQKMAENNGGYRAVKFGYTDDRVYSKLTSDHPIDLVRYQLANCYMGRAGLINSGGAAGENDLQESVRTAVINKRAGGMGLILGRKAFKKSMTEGVALINAVQDAYLDKQVTIA, via the coding sequence ATGACTGATATAGCACAGTTGTTAGGAAAGGAAGCGGAAGACCTGTTGCAACACCGCTGTACCACTATCCCCGCCGAAAACCTGTACCTGCCGGGCGCCGACTTCGTCGACCGGATCATGATTGATAACAACCGCCCCAATACCGTACTGCGCTCGATGCAAACCCTGCTCAACCACGGCCGCCTGGCCGGCACCGGCTACCTGTCGATCCTGCCGGTCGATCAGGGCATCGAGCACTCCGCCGGCGCGTCGTTCGCCGCCAACCCGCTGTATTTCGATCCGAAAAACATCGTTGAGCTGGCGATCGAGGCCGGCTGCAACTGCGTGGCCTCCACCTACGGCGTACTGGCGTCCGTCTCGCGCCGCTATGCCCACAAGATCCCGTTCCTGGTCAAGCTGAACCACAACGAAACCCTGAGCTACCCGACCCAGTACGACCAGACCCTGTACGCCAGCGTCGAGCAGGCGTTCGACATGGGCGCGGTGGCGGTCGGCGCCACCATTTACTTCGGCTCCGAGCAGTCGCGCCGCCAGATTGAAGAGATCTCTGCCGCCTTCGAGCGCGCGCACGAGCTGGGCATGGTCACCGTGCTGTGGGCCTACCTGCGCAACCCGGCGTTCAACAAGGACGGCGTGGACTACCACTCCAGCGCCGACCTGACCGGCCAGGCCAACCATATCGCCGCCACCATCGGCGCCGATATCGTCAAACAGAAAATGGCGGAAAACAACGGCGGCTACCGCGCGGTGAAATTCGGCTATACCGATGACCGCGTCTACAGCAAGCTGACCAGCGATCATCCGATAGATCTGGTGCGTTACCAGTTGGCCAACTGCTACATGGGCCGCGCCGGGCTGATCAACTCCGGCGGCGCCGCCGGTGAAAACGACCTGCAGGAATCGGTGCGCACCGCGGTCATCAACAAACGCGCCGGCGGCATGGGCCTGATCCTGGGACGCAAAGCGTTCAAGAAATCGATGACAGAGGGCGTGGCGCTGATCAATGCGGTGCAGGACGCCTATCTGGACAAGCAGGTCACCATTGCCTGA